A single window of Paroedura picta isolate Pp20150507F chromosome 8, Ppicta_v3.0, whole genome shotgun sequence DNA harbors:
- the LOC143843756 gene encoding interferon-induced protein with tetratricopeptide repeats 5-like, with the protein MSEVSKDSVQKILLQLECHFTWMLLKQDITPEELEERIEDQIEFLPSKSKIQSYNLLAYVNHLNGKKEVALENLQKAEEAVQIKHPEDIEKASLVTWGNYAWVYYHMGQLGKAQEYIKKVECTCKQNGSASPYKMKLPHIYCEKGWALLKFGESYYEQAKESFAKALEEEPQNPEFNSGYAIVLYRMEDYYGKKSSTEGSSLEPLRRAASLNPNDPFVVPVFALKLQEVGQAKEGGKYIEEALEKNPDVPYVLRYSAKFYRKQGDVLKSLELLKKALGFTPNSAFLHHQIGICYRIQFLEEKRARYQSRKKMEELIRLSIFHFQNAAEKKNKFVYAYLDLAGMYGHAKRFQEAEDTFQKVFAMTKLTYEDKQLLHFSYGLYHQLHKNSESDAVKHYLEGLKIENESFPRERCKSYLKKLIEKKISRSPGDAKSFGILGYIHQLNGEKRQAVECYEQALEMDPDNEEFLSALWDLRLSLQH; encoded by the exons ATGAG TGAGGTTTCCAAGGATTCTGTGCAGAAGATCCTGCTGCAGCTCGAATGCCATTTTACTTGGATGTTGCTGAAGCAGGACATCACTCCCGAAGAGCTCGAGGAAAGAATTGAAGATCAGATTGAATTTTTACCATCCAAATCCAAAATTCAAAGTTATAACCTGCTGGCCTATGTAAACCATTTGAATGGCAAGAAAGAAGTTGCCCTGGAGAATTTACAGAAAGCTGAAGAGGCTGTGCAAATAAAGCATCCAGAGGATATTGAGAAGGCAAGCCTTGTCACTTGGGGCAACTATGCTTGGGTGTACTACCACATGGGCCAGCTTGGAAAGGCACAAGAGTACATAAAGAAAGTGGAGTGTACCTGCAAACAAAATGGAAGTGCTTCTCCTTATAAGATGAAGCTCCCGCATATCTACTGTGAAAAGGGGTGGGCACTCCTCAAATTTGGGGAAAGCTATTATGAACAGGCCAAGGAGAGCTTTGCAAAAGCATTGGAAGAAGAGCCTCAGAACCCAGAATTTAATTCTGGCTATGCTATCGTGTTATATCGTATGGAAGATTATTATGGGAAAAAATCCTCCACCGAAGGGTCGTCGCTGGAGCCCTTGAGACGTGCAGCGAGTCTGAATCCCAACGATCCTTTTGTTGTGCCTGTCTTTGCATTGAAACTGCAGGAAGTTGGTCAAgctaaagaagggggaaaatacatCGAGGAAGCCCTTGAAAAAAATCCAGATGTTCCCTATGTACTGAGGTACTCTGCCAAATTTTACAGGAAGCAAGGTGATGTCCTTAAATCCCTGGAGCTTTTGAAAAAGGCATTAGGATTCACACCAAATTCCGCCTTTCTGCACCATCAGATTGGCATTTGTTACCGAATACAATTCCTTGAGGAAAAAAGGGCCAGATACCAATCCAGAAAAAAGATGGAGGAGTTGATCAGACTTAGTATTTTTCATTTCCAAAACGCAgcggagaaaaaaaacaaatttgtCTATGCTTATTTGGACCTTGCTGGCATGTATGGGCATGCAAAGCGTTTTCAGGAAGCCGAAGACACGTTTCAGAAGGTATTCGCCATGACCAAGCTAACTTACGAAGACAAGCAGCTGCTCCACTTCTCTTATGGCCTCTATCACCAGTTGCACAAAAATTCAGAATCCGACGCTGTGAAGCACTATCTGGAAGGGCTGAAGATAGAAAATGAATCCTTTCCGAGAGAAAGGTGTAAATCATATTTGAAGAAACTGATAGAAAAGAAAATCAGCCGAAGTCCAGGAGACGCAAAGAGCTTTGGCATCCTTGGGTACATTCATCAACTCAATGGGGAGAAACGTCAAGCTGTTGAGTGCTATGAACAAGCCCTGGAGATGGATCCTGACAACGAAGAATTCCTCAGTGCTCTCTGGGACTTGAGACTCTCTTTACAACACTAA